The following are from one region of the Mangifera indica cultivar Alphonso chromosome 14, CATAS_Mindica_2.1, whole genome shotgun sequence genome:
- the LOC123196689 gene encoding eukaryotic peptide chain release factor subunit 1-3: protein MADSQDTDKNIEIWKIKKLIKALESARGNGTSMISLIMPPRDQISRVTKMLGDEFGTASNIKSRVNRQSVLAAITSAQQRLKLYNKVPPNGLVLYTGTVVTEDGKEKKVTIDFEPFKPINASLYLCDNKFHTEALNELLESDDKFGFIVMDGNGTLFGTLSGNTREVLHKFTVDLPKKHGRGGQSALRFARLRMEKRHNYVRKTAELATQFFINPATSQPNVAGLILAGSADFKTELSQSDMFDPRLQAKILNVVDVSYGGENGFNQAIELSAEILSNVKFIQEKRLIGKYFEEISQDTGKYVFGVDDTLKALEMGAVEILIVWENLDINRYVLKNCATGEIIVKHLNKDQEADQSNFRDPATSAELEVQEKMSLLEWFANEYKKFGCTLEFVTNKSQEGSQFCRGFGGIGGILRYQLDIRSFDELSDDGEVYEDSD, encoded by the coding sequence ATGGCAGATAGTCAAGATACAGATAAAAACATTGAGatatggaaaattaaaaaattaatcaaggcTTTGGAATCTGCCAGGGGCAATGGTACCAGTATGATATCCCTTATAATGCCTCCGCGGGATCAAATTTCTAGGGTCACAAAGATGCTTGGTGATGAGTTTGGAACTGCTTCAAACATTAAGAGTCGGGTCAACCGTCAATCTGTTTTGGCTGCGATTACTTCTGCTCAGCAGAGGTTGAAGCTTTATAACAAGGTTCCCCCAAATGGACTAGTGCTTTATACTGGAACAGTAGTTACTGAAGATGGCAAGGAAAAGAAAGTTACAATTGATTTTGAGCCATTCAAGCCTATAAATGCCTCATTATACCTCTGTGATAACAAGTTCCACACTGAAGCGTTGAATGAACTCTTAGAATCTGATGATAAATTTGGTTTTATTGTCATGGATGGGAATGGCACCCTGTTTGGCACATTGAGTGGAAACACAAGAGAGGTGCTCCATAAATTCACTGTTGATCTACCTAAGAAGCATGGAAGAGGAGGACAGTCAGCTCTCCGTTTTGCACGTCTTAGGATGGAGAAACGTCACAATTATGTGAGGAAGACTGCAGAGTTGGCTACTCAGTTCTTTATCAATCCAGCTACCAGTCAGCCCAATGTCGCTGGGCTAATTCTTGCTGGTTCAGCTGATTTCAAGACTGAGCTGAGCCAGTCAGATATGTTTGATCCTCGATTGCAAGCCAAGATATTGAACGTTGTTGATGTTTCATATGGTGGGGAAAATGGTTTTAATCAAGCTATTGAGTTGTCAGCTGAAATCCTATCTAATGTAAAGTTCATACAGGAAAAACGTTTGATTGGGAAGTACTTTGAGGAGATCAGCCAGGACACTGGAAAGTATGTCTTTGGTGTGGATGACACATTGAAAGCTCTGGAAATGGGTGCTGTAGAAATCTTGATTGTGTGGGAAAATCTGGATATCAACCGGTATGTACTGAAAAACTGTGCTACTGGTGAGATTATTGTAAAGCACTTGAACAAGGATCAAGAAGCTGATCAGAGCAACTTCCGAGACCCTGCCACATCTGCAGAGTTAGAGGTTCAGGAAAAAATGTCTCTGCTGGAGTGGTTCGCCAATGAGTACAAAAAATTTGGTTGCACACTTGAATTTGTCACCAACAAATCTCAGGAGGGATCACAATTTTGCAGAGGTTTCGGTGGAATTGGAGGTATACTTCGCTACCAGCTTGACATAAGATCATTTGATGAATTATCTGATGATGGAGAAGTTTACGAGGATTCTGATTAG